A window from Onychostoma macrolepis isolate SWU-2019 chromosome 07, ASM1243209v1, whole genome shotgun sequence encodes these proteins:
- the LOC131544927 gene encoding equilibrative nucleoside transporter 2 produces the protein MSPGEDTPADRGCFVGIIFFILGLGTLLPWNFFMTASMYFNNRLNTSEWINGTVTTRKEYYFNNWMTLLSQLPLLLFTLLNSFLYQWISEKMRIAGSLVFILLLFILTAVQVKILMGEDRFFSVTMATIWFINSFGAVLQGSLFGLVGLLPQKYSAVFMSGQGLAGTFAALAMIFAIASEADSESAALGYFITPCVGTLVTLFSYMLLPKLEFARFYLDRKSVKKQKSYELETSSRLLTTDAVEDSNGSVLNGNPNKGDDIEEEGVKQAFITLPSENTASTQKSSVLQVLKKIWVMAFCVTFVFTVTLSVFPAVTVDVKTVYGGKWERYFIPVVCFLIFNVMDFIGRSVTLLFKWPSKESRLFPVLVVCRVIFIPLLMMCNVQDRNYMPVLFSNDIMFAAVMVFFSVSSGYCVCLSMTYAPQLVEPKDGEMAGALMTFFLALGLSLGAAFSFPLRFLV, from the exons ATGAGCCCAGGAGAAGACACCCCTGCAGACCG CGGCTGCTTCGTGGGGATCATATTCTTCATCCTTGGCCTGGGAACGCTGTTGCCATGGAACTTCTTCATGACGGCGTCTATG tatttcaaCAACAGACTCAACACGTCTGAATGGATTAATGGAACAGTAACCACCAGGAAAGAGTATTATTTCAATAACTGGATGACTCTGCTATCCCAGCTGCCTTTGCTGCTGTTCACTTTGCTCAACTCTTTTCTCTATCAGTG GATCTCAGAGAAGATGAGGATAGCAGGCAGTCTGGTCTTCATCCTGCTCCTCTTCATCCTCACTGCTGTGCAGGTGAAGATCCTGATGGGGGAGGACCGGTTCTTCTCCGTCACCATGGCAACCATCTGGTTTATCAATT CGTTCGGGGCCGTGTTACAGGGAAGTCTGTTTGGTTTGGTGGGTTTGTTGCCGCAGAAGTACAGCGCCGTCTTTATGAGCGGACAGGGACTCGCTGGGACATTTGCTGCTCTTGCAATGATCTTCGCCATCGCAA gtGAAGCTGATAGTGAATCTGCAGCTCTGGGTTATTTCATCACTCCGTGTGTCGGGACCCTCGTCACCCTCTTCAGTTACATGCTGCTGCCAAAGctg gAGTTTGCTAGATTTTACCTGGACCGCAAAAGcgtcaaaaaacaaaagagttACGAGCTTGAGACGTCTAGCCGGCTGCTGACTACAG ATGCAGTTGAAGACTCTAACGGCTCTGTGCTGAACGGGAATCCTAATAAAGGTGATGACATTGAAGAGGAGGGTGTGAAACAGGCCTTCATCACGCTGCCGTCAGAAAACACGGCGTCCACTCAGAAGAGCTCCGTcctgcaggtcttaaaaaag ATCTGGGTTATGGCGTTCTGTGTGACGTTTGTGTTCACAGTTACTCTGTCAGTTTTTCCTGCGGTTACGGTGGATGTGAAAACTGTGTATGGAGGAAAATGGG AACGGTACTTCATtcctgttgtttgttttctcaTCTTTAATGTGATGGACTTTATTGGCAGATCTGTCACGTTACTATTTAAGTGG CCCTCTAAAGAGAGTCGTTTGTTTCCGGTGTTGGTCGTTTGTCGAGTGATCTTCATTCCGCTGCTTATGATGTGTAACGTGCAGGACAGAAACTACATGCCTGTGCTCTTCTCGAACGACATCATGTTTGCTGCTGTCATGGTGTTTTTCTCTGTGTCCAGTGgatactgtgtgtgtctgtccatGACGTACGCGCCACA GCTTGTGGAGCCTAAAGATGGCGAGATGGCCGGCGCGTTGATGACGTTTTTTCTGGCTCTGGGTTTGTCGTTGGGAGCAGCGTTCTCATTTCCTCTGCGTTTTCTGGTCTGA